A stretch of DNA from uncultured Methanobrevibacter sp.:
CTAAATCTCCAACTACTGGTCTTTCTAAATAAGTATTTGCGTAATGCATGTTATCACTCCTATTCTAACCATATAGCTTCAGTTGGACAGAACATTTGGCAAGTACCACATTTGTCACATTTGTCCACACTGAATAATTTAATAAATCCGTTTTCAACCATCATAATAGTTTCGGTTGTTTTGGAACCATGTCCACCAGCGTTTTCTGGGCTGATAGAAGCGTTTACTGGACATGCGATAACACATACTCCACAACCTAAACATTTATCTTGATCTACTTTAAGTTCCATAAATAATCACCAATCAAATTAATTTTTTAAAGCTTCGAATGCTGCAATCCAAGATTTAGAACTAGTTGGGGTGTAATCGATGTCAGTTCTAGTTACGGTTAATGCTCCGTTAGGACATGCTTTAGCACATGCACCACAGTGGATACAGTAATCTTCTTCTTTAACTAAGTGAGTTCCTCTGTCTCCAGGACCAGATGATTTAGGGAAGGATAAAACATTACATGGACATACATCAATACATGCACCACAGGTACCACATTTTTCTTCATCGATTTCGAGAGTACCTTTAAATGCTTGTTTTACAGTAGCTGCGTCTGCAGGACAGACTCCTTCACACCATCCACATTTAATACAGGTTTCTTTATCAATAATTGCATTACCGGTAATAGCTGCTTTAGCAGGGTCGAGGTCATATTCACCGTAGGAACAGGATCTACATACTGCTTTAATAGCGTTAACAGGACATGCTTTTTTACATACGAGACAGTATACACATTTTTCTTTGTCAATAACAATGCTTTCTTCACCGGTGGTTTTGTCTACTACAATAGCTTCTGCAGGACATAATTCAGCACAAGCGCCACAGTAAATACAGTCGTCTTCACATACTTCGATTTCACCAGTTACTAAGTCAGCTCTGTTAGGTAAAGTTCTGTCAATAGTGATGGAAGCTCTAGGACAAGCTGCTTCACATTTTTTACAGAATAAACATTTGTCTTCATCGATTTCAGCTGAAGCGATGAGAGTTGGATAAGCTTCATTTTCTTTAATAGAGACGCCACCAATAGTAAGGTCTAATGCGCCTGCTGGACATACTCCACTACACATACCACAGAGAACACATTTGTTTTCATCAATGCATAATTTTGCTTTGACTTCATTGTCGTTTTTGAAAAGAGCATAATTTTGAGCAATCTTTTCATGACCACTGAAATAGGTTTCTGTGTATTTACGTTCAATAGGAGCTACTTCATCAAGAGCAATAGCTTCTACAGGACAAGTTGCTTCACAAAGGCCGCAACCAATACAAACGTGATCTTTAAAGGACAAAATTCTGTCTTCTTCTGCTGATCTTTTTATATTGAAGTTTTTGCCTTCAATTTCTTTAACGTTAACCATTTTTTACCTCCAAAATTTCAATTGATTTTGTTGGGCAATTCTCAACACACATAAGACAGCCACAACAATAACGGGGGTTTATCTTTGCTTTCAATGAATCTAAGTTAATAGCCTTCATCTCACACAAATCTACACACAATCCACAACCAATACATCCATCGTTAATCTGTGGGTCATAATGATTCATATTAAAAATAGTCACGATTTGACGAATTTCTTTATAATCTCCAAATAAAACTTTTGTTATTAATATAAAATCCTTAGGACTTAACTC
This window harbors:
- a CDS encoding helix-turn-helix domain-containing protein; amino-acid sequence: MPKHIVSGLKYLESVELRKRGLSQKEISSQIGVDRSTISHYLNGRNISMDSIELAKTILELSPKDFILITKVLFGDYKEIRQIVTIFNMNHYDPQINDGCIGCGLCVDLCEMKAINLDSLKAKINPRYCCGCLMCVENCPTKSIEILEVKNG
- a CDS encoding 4Fe-4S binding protein, yielding MELKVDQDKCLGCGVCVIACPVNASISPENAGGHGSKTTETIMMVENGFIKLFSVDKCDKCGTCQMFCPTEAIWLE
- the fwdF gene encoding tungsten-dependent formylmethanofuran dehydrogenase subunit FwdF, encoding MVNVKEIEGKNFNIKRSAEEDRILSFKDHVCIGCGLCEATCPVEAIALDEVAPIERKYTETYFSGHEKIAQNYALFKNDNEVKAKLCIDENKCVLCGMCSGVCPAGALDLTIGGVSIKENEAYPTLIASAEIDEDKCLFCKKCEAACPRASITIDRTLPNRADLVTGEIEVCEDDCIYCGACAELCPAEAIVVDKTTGEESIVIDKEKCVYCLVCKKACPVNAIKAVCRSCSYGEYDLDPAKAAITGNAIIDKETCIKCGWCEGVCPADAATVKQAFKGTLEIDEEKCGTCGACIDVCPCNVLSFPKSSGPGDRGTHLVKEEDYCIHCGACAKACPNGALTVTRTDIDYTPTSSKSWIAAFEALKN